The Ignavibacteriales bacterium sequence TTATTTGGAGGGCCTTGTAAATATATTCATCAGAATTATACATTGTTAAAAAAATAACTTTTGCATCAGCATCTCGATCAAAAATTTTAATAGCTGCTTCTATTCCATTCAAGCCTGGCATTTCAATATCGCTGAGAACGATATCTGGATGAAAACTAAAATACTTATCAATCATTTCTTCCCCACTCTTTGCTTCAGCAATAACACAGATATCATCATAACCTTGTAAAAGATCTCCAAGACCTTGTCGGAGAATTGTGTGATCATCTACAACTAGCAATCGGATTGTACACATATTATATTCCTTCCTTCGGAATCTGAATAAGTAAAGTCGTTCCTTCACTAGGTGAAGAATCAATTTTAAAAGTTCCTTTCAGTTTTTCAGTTCTCTCTTGAATACTGATCAAACCAACACCTAAATGATTATGATTATTTGAATAATACTCCGCAGGAATTCCTACACCATTGTCAGAAATAACCATATTAATAGTTTGTTCAAGGATTTCAATATGAATTGAAAATTCGTTAGCCTGTGAATGTTTAATAATATTATTAATTGCTTCCTGAATAATACGATAGATGCAGAATACAACATCATGGTTAAGTCCGTGGTCATTCCCCTCGAATTCCAGGTCTCCAGTAATTTGAGAATTTGTAGTTACATTATGAATCAAACTTTGTACACTCAATTTGAGGCCAAGATTATTAAGCTCTATTGGTTTTAGAGTTCTAGATATCTCTCTTATTTTTTCATATACGGTAGCTATGTCGGAAAGAAGTTCTTCATGTTTATAATTTCCCGACTGAGCAAGTTTCATATTTATCATCACTAATTGTTGACCAATATCATCATGAAGTTCACGTGATAATGTTTTTTTTAACTCTTCGTACTCGGAATCGAGTCGATTGGCGAGTGATTTTAACCTGTTTTTATAATTTTCAAGTTCAAATTCATATTTTTTTACTTGGGTGATGTCGTGTAAATAAATATTACTGAATTTTAACTTATCATACTTTTTTACAATAACGGAAAATATCACATCATTTATTTTTTCTATTGAAGGATATGTTTTATTTTTTGATAGTTCGGAAAATAATGGTAACACCTCATTAATCTTTTTCTCTTTGTAGTCGATACCAGGGAATAGTCGCCTAGAAGCTTCATTTGTTTGAATTATAGTACCCGATAAATCAATTCTAATTAATGGATCTGGATCCATTTCTGCAAATAATGCCATAAGCTCAGCTTTCTCTAGCAAGTATCGCTGATTTTCCAAAACGAATTTTTTTTGTAAAGGAAAGATTACTTTTATAAAAATCAAAATAGTTACGCTCAATACAACGATGCTCATAATTACTGCAAAGAAAAATGGATTTTGAAAAGTAAAAAATTGATTCGTGTAATTCTCTAAGTTATTCATTTATATCGTCAGGTTATAAGTATCCGCTGAAAATAATTAAAGGTTAATTTCATTCCTCTGGATAAAATAAATCTTTTTTGTTCAAAACAACATCAGTATAAGTACGATAACCTTTGACCACATAGATAAAACTTAGATCTCACGATAATCTATGATTATTAAACAATAATCAAAAATCTTTTGTACTGTCGAACATATACTGATGTAATTAGCCAGAATATTTAGCTCAATTTATTTTCATAATAATGATAAAAAATCAAGACTTAGAGCATTGGACGAATTCCAAAGGAATATGTCAAAGGTATATTGATGGACAAGAAACATTCAGATCTAATTACTCTTCTCGAATTTCCTAGATATTGAAGAACCAATTCGAATAGTATTAAATTGAGACATAAATGTTCAACCTTCAAGTACAATTTGAATGCAATTATTATTATTATTTGGATCCTTAGTCGTACTTAACATACATAATAAAACGAGTTAAGAAACGACAGAAGAAATATTCACAATTTTATATAGGCAACTGAATACCTAAACACGCGTTAAAACGAGTAGATCAATGTAGCACTAGTTATAATACAACCATGTAAAAATAAAATGGGTTACAATATGAAAGTAAAAGTAATAGATTATATTTCTCTTTCAACGGTTATATTTTCCATTCTGTTTTTCTTAATTCTTTTTTTGAATATATTTTTTATTATTCGTCCAATTGGTGACTATTTTAATGACCATTCATGGTGGTGGATACCTTTAAGTGTAGTATTACCATTGGGGCTTCTATTAGTTGATAGAGCTCGATATAAAAGGGTTAATGAAGAAATATTTAAACTATTTCAAACAACTATACTTACCGTTCAAGATGTTTTACAGAAATCTTCTTCAAGGATACAAAATATAATGCTTGATATGGAAGAGCAAAATGTAAGGGCTTCCTTACTAAAAGAAATGGATGATACTTTCAATGAAAATGTTAGATTAATTCAAGTATTATCTTCCTTAAATCTTGAGGATCTTTTAAAAAATTCCAACAAGCATCTTTCTTCATTTTTATTGAAAGATAAAGGAGAATAATTCTTAATTATTTGTTCTGGCGAGGTGGGATTAATCAGTTATATGAGTTGGTTTACTTCGCATGTCTATTGAAAAGACTTTCGCTCAATTAAATTATGCCTTTGATTTGTTGTTGAAGTCGGATTTATATTTTATTAACGGCTATTAATCCAAGCGCAACCGCATCAAACATATTGCGGTGAAATATTTCTTTCCATTTTCGATCTGATGTCAAATAAGGCTTGAGTTCAGGATAATAAGAAACAACTACTTTAGCCACTTCATCTTTACTTGCTGAACCATTGCCACAAATTTGCTTTCTTACGGTATTTGCTGCATATGCATATACTTTGAGTCCTTGCCGTTTTCCTATAGTTTGTATTTCATCGGCAAAAACATTGAGTAATGCAGAGTTTCGGTTATTTGAAAAAAATGTTTTTTCAACAACCAGTATTTCTGGTTTGAAATCATGAATCATACGCAATATAGCCTTCTTCCCTTCTTTTAAAGTTTCATGGGCAAGATTCATATGCTTAATAGTCTTGACTCCATAATAAATAAGTTCTTTCCCTTCAAAGAAGGCAACCCCAAGATGCCGAGTTCCCGGATCGATAGCTAGAACTTTTCGTGAAATAAGTTTTTTCATATAGATAAATAATTAATGTACACGTTGAACAACTTTTCTTTGTCTTGTACCAAGATTTTGAAAACAGACAACTCCCATCGCGATAGCTTCAAACATACGGGTGAGATATCGGCTTTTGTTTTTCTTCTCCCGTTCATATTCGTGATATACAACGGGATATATTATG is a genomic window containing:
- a CDS encoding sensor histidine kinase, giving the protein MNNLENYTNQFFTFQNPFFFAVIMSIVVLSVTILIFIKVIFPLQKKFVLENQRYLLEKAELMALFAEMDPDPLIRIDLSGTIIQTNEASRRLFPGIDYKEKKINEVLPLFSELSKNKTYPSIEKINDVIFSVIVKKYDKLKFSNIYLHDITQVKKYEFELENYKNRLKSLANRLDSEYEELKKTLSRELHDDIGQQLVMINMKLAQSGNYKHEELLSDIATVYEKIREISRTLKPIELNNLGLKLSVQSLIHNVTTNSQITGDLEFEGNDHGLNHDVVFCIYRIIQEAINNIIKHSQANEFSIHIEILEQTINMVISDNGVGIPAEYYSNNHNHLGVGLISIQERTEKLKGTFKIDSSPSEGTTLLIQIPKEGI
- a CDS encoding crossover junction endodeoxyribonuclease RuvC is translated as MKKLISRKVLAIDPGTRHLGVAFFEGKELIYYGVKTIKHMNLAHETLKEGKKAILRMIHDFKPEILVVEKTFFSNNRNSALLNVFADEIQTIGKRQGLKVYAYAANTVRKQICGNGSASKDEVAKVVVSYYPELKPYLTSDRKWKEIFHRNMFDAVALGLIAVNKI